Within the Planctomycetaceae bacterium genome, the region TTTCGGTCAGCGGGTGGAAGCGGAACTGCAGTCCCTGCCCGGCAGGACATTTACCGGCCGAGTCGCGTTCATTGACCCGGTCGTTGATGCGCGATCGCGATCGGTGGGCGTGCGAGTCGAGTTCCTGAACGAAGACGGCCGGCTGCGGCCCGGCGACTACGCGACAGCCAGCGTCTTCCTTGCGATCGGACAGCAGGGCGAAGTTTATGATGAAGAACTTGCCGGCCGGTGGATCAGCCCGATGCATCCGCAGATCATTCGCGACGAACCTGGTCAATGTCCCATCTGCGGAATGGATCTGGTTCCCACGACGCGCTTCGGATATTCCGACACACCGGTCCAACAGCCGGATTCGCTCTACATCCCGCGTTCGGCAGTGCTGATGGCCGGCTCTGACAGCGTTGTTTACGTCGAAACGCAGCCGGGCAGATTTGAGATTCGGCCGGTGACGCTCGGCGCGATTCTGAAAGACCGCGTTGTCATTCTTGACGGCGTGGAAGCCGGCGAGAACGTGGCGACCGCCGGCAACTTTCTGATCGATTCCCAAATGCAGCTTGCCGGCAAGCCGAGTCTGATCGATCCCGCTCGCGCGGTGGCGGCGAAGACTGATCGGCCGGAATTCCAGGAACAGCCGCTGCAGTTCGACGACAGCTTCGTCATGTCCATCAGCGGCGAGGCCGGTGAGGAACTCGAGCAGCTCTTCGGCGCTTACGATGCGATTCAGACATCTCTGGCGAATGATCAGCCGCCGTCCGCGAAAGACGCGACAGCCCTGCACGAACTGGCCGCGAAGCTTGCAGCGCTGGACGAGCTTCCCGCTGCGGTTCGCGAGCAACTGAGTATTGTCGCCGACAACAGCCCGCACCTGCATCACCTGCCGATCGACGACGCGCGCCTGCAGGCCTTCCGCCCGATCAGTCACGCGATCGTGACGCTGGCTTCTCAGGTCCGCGGCGCGAAGGCAACGGCACCGCTGCATCACATGCATTGCCCGATGGTCAAGGGAGGCGGCGGCGACTGGCTGCAGGCGACCGACATCCTGAGAAATCCCTACTACGGAAGTCAGATGCCGCGATGCGGAAGTCATGTCCGGCAATTTCCCGCCGCGGAAACGCCGCCCGGTGCAGACGCGAAACCCACCGAATAACGAGGGAACTCCGAAGTCCCGGGAGTCGCACCCTGCGACGGACAACCAATGCTGAATCACCTTATCCAATTCTGCACGCGTGAGCGCCTCGTGGTGGTGCTGTTGACGATGGTCGTCATCGGGTTCGGCATTCGCAGCGTCCGTGATGTGCCGATCGACGCAATACCGAATGTCGGCGAGAACCAGGTCATCGTGTTCACGGCCTGGCCCGGACAATCACCGAAGGACGTCGAGGATCAGGTCACTTACCCGCTGTCCGTCGCGCTGCTGGCGGTGCCTCACGCCGAAAGCGTGCGCGGCGAGTCT harbors:
- a CDS encoding efflux RND transporter periplasmic adaptor subunit encodes the protein MTTVNPPKPRPRAWWLRQAFSALLVLGVGVALIAAIGIAQRMGLLASGGSISSDVGGAEVQVHTCPMHPQIRQPGPGRCPICGMPLVPATSRAVDEDELAVTITPAARRLANIQTQPVRREPLVTTIETVGTIAIDESRMSTVSSYIDGRIERLFADYTGVHVAKGDHLAIVYSPELYAAQVEYLESRAADIDPRTPALDAVREARKKLASGARQRLVELGMTSEQIADLESSAQAMSRLTIYSPAGGTVIEKMVQEGRYVKTGEPIYRIADLSTVWLMLELYPEDAARIRFGQRVEAELQSLPGRTFTGRVAFIDPVVDARSRSVGVRVEFLNEDGRLRPGDYATASVFLAIGQQGEVYDEELAGRWISPMHPQIIRDEPGQCPICGMDLVPTTRFGYSDTPVQQPDSLYIPRSAVLMAGSDSVVYVETQPGRFEIRPVTLGAILKDRVVILDGVEAGENVATAGNFLIDSQMQLAGKPSLIDPARAVAAKTDRPEFQEQPLQFDDSFVMSISGEAGEELEQLFGAYDAIQTSLANDQPPSAKDATALHELAAKLAALDELPAAVREQLSIVADNSPHLHHLPIDDARLQAFRPISHAIVTLASQVRGAKATAPLHHMHCPMVKGGGGDWLQATDILRNPYYGSQMPRCGSHVRQFPAAETPPGADAKPTE